One part of the Vicia villosa cultivar HV-30 ecotype Madison, WI linkage group LG6, Vvil1.0, whole genome shotgun sequence genome encodes these proteins:
- the LOC131611226 gene encoding phenolic glucoside malonyltransferase 1-like, which produces MAKIIEIFNVSPSSPQELPSQTSLPLTFFDILWLRLPPVQRIFFYEFPHQPSLFFNTLLPKLKQSLSLALSHFYPLSGHLIWPLDSHKPIIKYIKGNSLSLTVAESDADFNLLSGNDLCEATKVHHLLSNLNISHDHASILALQVTLFPNYGFSIGVTSHHAVLDGKNSTSFIKSWAYLCRNLESISESTLSLPNEFRPFYDRKVINDPDGLEAKYLSAWLKQGGTNNRSLKVWDLEVPEDSVRGLFQLSRLDIEKLKKFVVSKQKGARNENENLHLSTFLVSIAYACVCRVKAEEIKNKNVIIALNIDCRNRLDPPIPATYFGNCIGARLAVVETSEILGEDGLIVVVKLLSEALETLKDGVLNGAEDWSSWLLDGVAIADVKTSGTAGSPKFEVYSTDFGCGKPKKVEMVSIDRTGAICISDCGNGDGVEIGIVAKKKAMEAFASLFVNGITS; this is translated from the coding sequence ATGGCAAAAATCATAGAAATTTTCAATGTCTCACCATCTTCACCACAAGAACTACCTTCACAAACTTCACTTCCTCTTACATTCTTTGACATACTATGGTTAAGATTACCACCTGTTCAAAGAATCTTCTTCTATGAATTTCCACACCAGCCTTCTCTTTTCTTCAACACCCTTCTTCCCAAACTCAAACAATCTCTTTCTCTTGCACTTTCTCACTTTTATCCTCTTTCAGGTCATCTCATATGGCCTCTTGACTCTCACAAACCAATCATCAAGTACATCAAAGGAAACTCTCTTTCACTCACTGTAGCTGAATCTGATGCAGATTTCAATCTTCTATCAGGTAATGATCTTTGTGAAGCTACAAAAGTTCATCATCTTTTATCTAACTTGAATATCTCACATGATCATGCTTCTATTCTTGCGCTTCAAGTTACTCTTTTTCCAAACTATGGTTTTTCAATTGGTGTCACTTCACATCATGCTGTTTTAGATGgtaaaaactcaacttcttttaTCAAATCATGGGCTTATCTATGTAGAAACCTTGAATCAATATCCGAATCAACGCTTTCGTTGCCGAACGAATTTCGGCCTTTCTATGATAGAAAAGTTATCAATGATCCAGATGGATTAGAAGCTAAATACTTGAGTGCTTGGTTAAAGCAAGGTGGAACAAACAACAGAAGCTTAAAGGTTTGGGATCTTGAAGTTCCAGAAGATTCAGTTAGAGGGTTGTTTCAATTATCTAGATTGGATATCGAAAAGCTCAAAAAATTTGTAGTGTCAAAACAAAAGGGTGCTAGGAATGAGAATGAAAATCTTCACTTGTCAACTTTTTTGGTATCTATTGCATATGCATGTGTATGTAGAGTGAAAGCAGAAGAGATTAAGAACAAAAATGTTATCATTGCTTTGAATATCGATTGCAGGAATCGGTTAGATCCGCCGATTCCTGCAACATATTTCGGAAACTGTATAGGAGCAAGACTTGCAGTTGTTGAAACAAGTGAGATATTGGGAGAAGATGGACTAATTGTGGTTGTTAAACTTTTAAGTGAGGCTTTGGAAACTCTAAAAGATGGAGTGTTGAATGGAGCTGAAGATTGGTCTTCATGGTTACTTGATGGTGTTGCCATTGCTGATGTTAAAACTAGTGGTACTGCTGGTTCACCTAAGTTTGAGGTTTATAGCACTGATTTTGGGTGTGGAAAACCAAAAAAAGTTGAAATGGTTTCTATTGATAGAACTGGTGCAATTTGTATTTCTGATTGTGGAAATGGTGATGGTGTTGAGATAGGtattgtggctaagaagaaagctATGGAAGCTTTTGCTTCTCTCTTTGTCAATGGGATTACATCTTGA